CGAAAACGGTGAAAACCAGACATATTCCATAATCACAGACACCTACGGTAAAGGATCACTTGTCATGAACAACGAGGAACCTGGAAGCTATGACGTTGAGGTGCGCTACAACGGAAGTGCAAAATACCATCCAACAAGCGCAAAGACCACAATAACCATAGAGGGCGAGGAGACACAAACTGAAGAATCCGATACCCAAGCACCTACATCAACCAATTCCAGCGCAGGAACTTCCCTTTACAACGGAAACTCCTCATCATCATCAGACAACCTGCACTACGACAGCCAATACAATTTCTACTATGACGACAATGGAATAATTCGTGGCGGTCAAAGCGATGGAATGTCTGCTGAATATGTCAAAAACGCATATGAGTCCGGAAACATGATTGAT
This uncultured Methanobrevibacter sp. DNA region includes the following protein-coding sequences:
- a CDS encoding Ig-like domain-containing protein encodes the protein MNRNIIILAIIVILVAIVGVFALTQMQSGDEGMLNTQIKFLSQETIKNGQAVEFELNDEKGQHLANQNVTIIFTENGENQTYSIITDTYGKGSLVMNNEEPGSYDVEVRYNGSAKYHPTSAKTTITIEGEETQTEESDTQAPTSTNSSAGTSLYNGNSSSSSDNLHYDSQYNFYYDDNGIIRGGQSDGMSAEYVKNAYESGNMIDADGNLQ